TCATAAACAAATCCCGAATAAAAATCCACATTGGAAGAAACCCGTTTACTCCCCTTCCCTTTAAAATCAGAAAACGTTTCAATAGCCCGCTCTTCCAGCAATTCAAGGAAATTAAACTCATCCTGTCTCCCTTTCTCCTTCGCCAAGTCACGGGCAAGATCTTTCAGTAATACCGCACGAGGATCGGAAATCGTATAAACCGCATGCCCTATTCCGTAAATAAGACCCTTCTTATCGTACACCTCTTTTTTTAACATCCGGGTAAAATAAAGATCGATCTCCTGCGTATCCTTCCAATTACAAATATTCTCTTTCAGATGTTTAAACATATTAGCCACTGCAATATTCGCCCCGCCATGCAACGGCCCTTTCAAAGAACCGATACCGGCAGCTATGGAAGAATAGGTATCCGTACCCGTCGAACTGGTAACACGCACAGTAAAAGTAGAATTATTACCACCCCCATGCTCAGCTTGAAGCACTAACAAAAGATCCAGCATACGGGCATCCAATTCCGTATAATCACGCTTTAACATGTGAAGGAAATTCTCTGCAATAGACAGCTTTTCTTGCGGATGCCGGATATGTAACGACCGCCCCTGCGTGCTATGGCGCAAAATATTATAAGCATACGCAATGATCGTAGGAAAACGGGAAATAAGCTCGATAGACTGGCGCATCAAATTATCGCGCGAAGTATCGTCCGGATTTTCATCGAACGTATACATTTCCAACACACAACGAGCCAGGATATTCATAATATTTTGTCCTTCCAAGTCAATAATATTCATTTTTGTCTTCTGGCTCAAAGGCATATTATCGGCAATCAGTTCGCGGAAAGTCATCAACTCTTCCTTATCAGGCAAATGACCCGAAAGAAGCAAATAAGCAATCTCTTCAAACCCGAAACGCCTTTCGTCCAGGATTCCTTTCACCAGATCGTCCAAGTCGTACCCCCGATAGAACAATTTCCCCGGAATAGCCTTCAGCCCGCCTTCCGGAAGCCGTTCATACCCCACTACATTTCCTATTTTCGTCAGCCCCACCAGTACGCCGGAGCCATCTTCATTCCGTAAGCCCCGTTTTACATTAAACCTCGTAAAAAGCTCGTTATTTATTTTACACGCCTCTTTTGCAGACTCGGATAATTTATAAACGATATATTCTTTTTTCATTGTGTTAGCATTTTATAAGTTGATTAATAATTACATCACCAAATTCAGCAGTAGACAAACACTTACCTCCCGGCATCAAACGCGCCAGGTCCCGGGTAGCTTGTCCGGACTCGAAGGTTTCTTCCATAGCTTTTACAATACTCTGTGCAGCCTCCTTCCAGCCTATATAATCCAGCATCATCACCGAAGAAAGGATCAGGGAAGAAGGATTCACCACGTTTTTCCCTGCAATATTCGGTGCGGTTCCGTGCGTAGCTTCAAAGATGGCATGCCCCGACAAATAATTGATATTAGCACCCGGAGCAATTCCAATGCCCCCCACCATAGCCGCCAGCTGATCCGAAATATAATCACCGTTCAAATTAAGAGTAGCAATCACGGAATACTCTTCAGGCATCAAAAGCGTATTTTGCAAAAAAGCATCCGCAATGACATCTTTCACTATAATTTTACCTTCACTAATCGCCTCCGCCATTGCCCGGTTAGCAGCCACTTCCCCACTCTCTTTTTTTATCCGGTCGAACTGCGGCATAGTAAACGTCTG
The genomic region above belongs to Parabacteroides pacaensis and contains:
- a CDS encoding citrate/2-methylcitrate synthase, with the translated sequence MKKEYIVYKLSESAKEACKINNELFTRFNVKRGLRNEDGSGVLVGLTKIGNVVGYERLPEGGLKAIPGKLFYRGYDLDDLVKGILDERRFGFEEIAYLLLSGHLPDKEELMTFRELIADNMPLSQKTKMNIIDLEGQNIMNILARCVLEMYTFDENPDDTSRDNLMRQSIELISRFPTIIAYAYNILRHSTQGRSLHIRHPQEKLSIAENFLHMLKRDYTELDARMLDLLLVLQAEHGGGNNSTFTVRVTSSTGTDTYSSIAAGIGSLKGPLHGGANIAVANMFKHLKENICNWKDTQEIDLYFTRMLKKEVYDKKGLIYGIGHAVYTISDPRAVLLKDLARDLAKEKGRQDEFNFLELLEERAIETFSDFKGKGSKRVSSNVDFYSGFVYEMIGLPQEIYTPLFAMARIVGWCAHRIEELNFDGKRIIRPAYKNIVEEQTYTPLSER